A single region of the Drosophila miranda strain MSH22 chromosome 2, D.miranda_PacBio2.1, whole genome shotgun sequence genome encodes:
- the LOC108156664 gene encoding uncharacterized protein LOC108156664 isoform X2, which yields MDNSGYNRYELLSTYDEDVATAISIKMNVGLSNKKQIKKTVLNKPEKENKPMTGKHNNLGKTEKIVKRVVGNVTKKENKGLSDAKNIVHIRSNENNRFGGVDFGNDIPQRQFKDRDNRGQQRFGNGEKYGKREFDRQSGSGKTEN from the exons ATGGACAATTCAGGATATAATCGTTATGAACTATTGTCAACGTATGACGAGGATGTCGCAACAGCTATCTCTATAAAAATGAATGTCGGCCTTAGCAATAAGAAACAGATTAAAAAAACAGTCTTAAATAAACCGGAAAAGGAAAATAAGCCAATGACTGGAAAACATAACAATCTTGGTAAAACAGAAAAAATTGTAAAACGAGTCGTAGGAAATGTTACCAAAAAGGAAAATAAAGGATTAAGTGATGCTAAAAACATTGTGCACATTCGCTCGAATGAAAATAATCGTTTTGGTGGAGTAGATTTTGGCAACGATATTCCCCAACGTCAATTTAAGGATCGTGATAATAGAGGACAACAACGTTTCGGTAACGGAGAAAAATATGGAAAGCGTGAATTTGATCGTCAGTCAGGATCCGGCAAAACCg AAAACTAA